Below is a genomic region from Elusimicrobiota bacterium.
AACAAATCGCCAATGAAGGCGTCACGATCCTTTTAATTGAACATCGTATGAGTTTGGTCATGCGCGTGTCCCAACGGGTTCACGTGTTGGATCATGGCGTAAAGATTGCCGAAGGCTCCCCCAGTGAAATCCAGGCTCATCCCAAAGTGATTCAGGCCTATTTGGGGTCGGGACAAGAAACGCCAGAAATCAGTGATTTGGGTCATGCTTAAGGTCACCGACATTCATGTGGGGTATGGAAAAATAAAAGCGCTCCATGGCGTTAGTCTTTATGTCGACTCCGGTGAAGTGGTGACGCTCATCGGCGCCAATGGATCTGGAAAAAGCTCTTTTCTCAAAGCCCTCTCAGGGTTGTTGCCCGCGACCGCGGGTGAAATTATTTTTGAAGGCACCCGAATTGATAAATACCCGCCCCATGAAATTACCCGGTTGGGATTGGTTCAAATTCCCGAAGGCCGCCGAATATTTCCGCTTTTAACGGTTGAAGAAAACCTTCAAATGGGGGCCTTTTTCCGAAAAGATCACGGAGCTGTCTCCGATGACATGGATCATCTCTACAATTTATTTCCCAAACTTAAAGAGAGACGCAAACAACTGGGCGGCACATTATCGGGAGGGGAACAACAGATGTTGGCGTTTGGCCGAGCCCTCATGGCTCGACCCAAGTTGCTCGCTTTGGATGAACCGTCCATGGGTTTGGCTCCGTTTATTGTGGATAAAGTGTTTGAAATTATTCGAGACATCAACCGTCGTGGGGTAACCATCTTGTTGGTTGAACAAAACGCGCGAGCGGCCCTTTCAGTGGCCGGGCGCGGTTATGCCTTGGAAACAGGCCATGTGATTTTGGAAGACACCGCGAAAAACCTGCTCACCAATGACAAAGTTAAACAGTGCTACTTGGGCATTCAGGAAAATCTCCTATGAAACTGTTTCGATTGGAGTTCATTTGCGTTGGATCAGAACTTTTAACGGGAAAAATTAACACGCATACCGCCTACCTCGGGCAGAGACTGGCCTCGTTGGGTTTGTCCATTTCGCGGGAACATGCGGTGGGCGACAATCCTCGCCTTATGCGGGAAACATTTTCAGAGGTCCTGAGCCGTTCAAATGTTGTTATTTGCGCAGGCGGATTGGGGCCCACCTTTGACGATATCACCCGAGACGTATGGGCCGCTGTGTTAAATCGAAAACTCGTCCATCAACCTTGGCTTTTGGAGGACATCAAGAAAAAGTTTCGTTCTCGTGGGGTCGTGATGCCACCAATGAACCGGCGGCAGACGTTTGTGTTGGAAGGAGCCCGAGTTATTCCCAACAATTGCGGGACCGCTCCTGGACAGATTCTTAAATTCAGGAATAAATGGTTGATTCTTCTTCCTGGTCCGAGTCGTGAGTTGGTTCCCATGGTGGAGAATAATGTCCTTCCCCATTTACAGAATGAATGCGCGGCCAACCCCCTCCGCCAAAAATCACTTTTAATCTTCGGTGTTCCCGAATCAACGGTGGATCAAATGATTCGACCTTGGGTGGCACGCCGAAAAGATTTTATGGGGTGCCGGGTCACCCACGGCATTTTGGCTTCTCAAGCGATCATCACTGTTAAATTTTCGGTTTCAGGAAAAAGTTCAATCCAAGTCGAAAAGACCGCTGATCGATTGGAAAAAGAGGCCAGAAAAATTTTGGGCCGGTTGGTTTTTGGAACAGGCCAGGAAACTTTGGAAGGAATTGTGGGCGAACTTCTACGCAAAAAAAACAAAACCTTGGCCGTGGCCGAGTCTTGCACGGGCGGCTTGATTTCGAAATTGTTGACCGATGTCGCGGGTTCCTCTGATTATTTTGCGGAAGGAGTTGTGACCTATACGAACCAGAGCAAGATGAAACGCCTCGGGGTGAAAACCTCCACATTGGCGCGTGTGGGCGCTGTTTCACCAGAGGTGGCCAAAGAGATGGTGTTGGGATTGCGGAAATCTTCGGGCGCCACCTACGGATTGTCAGTGACGGGCGTGGCCGGACCCTCGGGCGGATCACTCCAAAAACCCGTGGGACTTGTTTTTATTGGGGTGTCGGGCCCACGCGGAACCAAAATCGAAAAACATCAATTCCGCGGCGACCGCGCCAGCATCCGCCACCGCGCCGCCCTCACCGCGCTCAATAGTCTCCGAGAAACATTGCTACCTTAAGTCCGCTCTTCTGTTCGATTCGTTGCGAATTGCAAAAGTTTCCATTTCCTTGTCATGCGGTGTAGAGATTCTTCATTTGAGAATGAGTGGAGGTCGCGAATGTTGATCCACGCCAGTTCAATGGATTCTCTCCCTGCGAGAACCGGGTCGGAACCCACCGCTTGAAAAACAAAACGGACGTCGTAATGGTAATGAGCGGGTTCATTGGTTCTGGCGGGAATGGGGTGAATGTCCACATCAAATATTCGGTTTGAAAGGGGGCGTATCCCTTTTTTAAGTCCCGACTCCTCATAGGCTTCGCGCAAGGCCACGGCTTGAATATCGCAATCGCCATCGGCATGCCCCCCCAACTGCAGCCATTTCCCTAATTTTTTGTGATGAGTAAGAAGAACCTTTTCTCCCGTTTGATCCATCAACCAGGCAGAGCCGGTTATGTGACCACTCCAATGGCTTCGCTCAAAACATTTCGGATGGGCGGTCACGAAAGCGAGAATTTGATTTCTCTGCCGATCATCTTCATCATCGATGGCCACGTAATTTTCAAGCAAATGGATCAGGGGGGTTCTATTATCAGACGGATCTATCCTCATGAGACTGAAAGTTATGAAATGCGGACATGGGCGCCAAATACGGCCAACATTTTTTAGTCAACTCCCATGCGGCGGAACGAATTGTCGCATCAATGGGTCTGGGAGCGGAAGATTCCGTTCTTGAAATCGGTCCCGGCAAAGGGGCGTTAACGGCTTTTCTCTTGAAAGCCCACTATTTGGCGATTGTTGAAATAGACCCCGACATGGTGGCCCTCCTGCAAGGTCGGTTTAAAAGTTTTCCACAAG
It encodes:
- the livF gene encoding High-affinity branched-chain amino acid transport ATP-binding protein LivF, encoding MLKVTDIHVGYGKIKALHGVSLYVDSGEVVTLIGANGSGKSSFLKALSGLLPATAGEIIFEGTRIDKYPPHEITRLGLVQIPEGRRIFPLLTVEENLQMGAFFRKDHGAVSDDMDHLYNLFPKLKERRKQLGGTLSGGEQQMLAFGRALMARPKLLALDEPSMGLAPFIVDKVFEIIRDINRRGVTILLVEQNARAALSVAGRGYALETGHVILEDTAKNLLTNDKVKQCYLGIQENLL
- the cinA gene encoding putative competence-damage inducible protein, giving the protein MKLFRLEFICVGSELLTGKINTHTAYLGQRLASLGLSISREHAVGDNPRLMRETFSEVLSRSNVVICAGGLGPTFDDITRDVWAAVLNRKLVHQPWLLEDIKKKFRSRGVVMPPMNRRQTFVLEGARVIPNNCGTAPGQILKFRNKWLILLPGPSRELVPMVENNVLPHLQNECAANPLRQKSLLIFGVPESTVDQMIRPWVARRKDFMGCRVTHGILASQAIITVKFSVSGKSSIQVEKTADRLEKEARKILGRLVFGTGQETLEGIVGELLRKKNKTLAVAESCTGGLISKLLTDVAGSSDYFAEGVVTYTNQSKMKRLGVKTSTLARVGAVSPEVAKEMVLGLRKSSGATYGLSVTGVAGPSGGSLQKPVGLVFIGVSGPRGTKIEKHQFRGDRASIRHRAALTALNSLRETLLP